From the genome of Psychrobacter sp. M13:
CATAGTTGCCATCTCTGACATTGAAAGACACATGCACAAATACATTATAGCAACGACTATTAGAGCAACGAATAAACCTCCCCAACCTCCTTGTGCAAGACCAAAGTTCCAACCTGCAAAGTCTCCAGAAATGACGTAGGCAACGCCGAGACCTATTAATAGTACCCAGCCCACTGCCCCTTGTTCAAGTTGTCTTTTAGCAAAATACTCTTTGTTATTTTCAATACTGTTATTTGATCCACCATCTATCTGATTATTGGAATCTTCCATGCTGTACCCCTAAACTCGTCTAATAAACCGGAGAGTTATCATCGAAGCAATGTTACTAAAAACAAAACTATCAGCTTTACGAATCTACTTTTTGCTCAAATTATTAGCCGTTAGTAGATTCGGATCGCTGACAGTGTGATCAGTACATGCTTCTCATTTTCTAAATTAATCTTTAGAAGAATCCCATAGCTTTTGGATCATAAGAGACCAGCATGTTTTTGGTTTGTTGATAATGATTGAGCATCATTAGATGATTCTCACGACCGATACCAGACTGCTTATAACCACCGAATGCAGAATGAGCAGGGTAGAGATGATAACAATTGGTCCATACGCGACCCGCTTGAATACCACGGCCAAAACGATAAGCCTTGTGTACACTTCGAGTCCAAACACCAGCGCCTAGACCATATAGCGTATCATTAGCAATACTCATCGCCTCATCATCATCTTTAAAGGTCGTCACAGCAAGTACGGGCCCAAAGATCTCTTCTTGGAACACGCGCATATCATTAGTGCCCTCAAAGATAGTCGGCTGTACATAATAGCCCTCTGCAATACTACCCTCATGCTTGGCACGTTCACCACCGACTAACACTTTAGCGCCTTCTTTTTTACCGATATCCAAGTAAGATAGGATTTTCTCTAGCTGATCGGAGCTGGCTTGTGCGCCAATCATAGTATCGGTATCTAGTGGATTACCCATTTTGATCGCTTTGACACGTTCGACACAACGCTCAATGAACTTGTCATAGATGCTCTCATGCACAAGGGCACGAGATGGACAAGTACAGATCTCGCCACTGTTAAGCGCAAACATCACGAGGCCTTCGATAGCTTTGTCTAAGAACTCATCATCTTCATCCATAACGTCGGCGAAGAAGATGTTCGGACTCTTACCACCGAGCTCTAAAGTCACGGGAATGATGTTTTCACTGGCGTACTGCATGATAAGACGACCTGTGGTGGTCTCACCTGTAAAGGCTACTTTGTTGATGCGTGGATTAGAGGCTAGCGGTTTGCCGGCTTCAACACCGAAACCATTGACGACGTTAAGCACCCCTTTAGGAAGGATATCCGCCGCACCAATGATATCGAGCATAAACAGAATAGAGGCAGGCGTTTGTTCAGCAGGCTTTAGGACGATACAGTTACCTGCAGCAAGCGCTGGCGCCAACTTCCATACGGCCATTAAGATGGGAAAGTTCCAAGGAATGATCTGACCGACGACGCCGAGGGGTTCATGAAAGTGATAGGCGACGGTATCGTTATCGATTTGACTCAGCGTGCCTTCTTGCGCACGAATGGCACCAGCGAAATAACGGAAATGATCAATAGCTAAGGGAATATCGGCGGCCAGTGTCTCGCGTACGGGCTTACCGTTCTCGTAGCACTCAGCAATAGCGATGGCTTCTAGATTGGCTTCCATACTATCAGCGATCTTGAGCAAAATATTAGAGCGCTCTGTCACGCTGGTTTTACCCCAAGCGTCTTTAGCAGCGTGAGCGGCATCCAATGCCTTTTCGATATCCGCTTCT
Proteins encoded in this window:
- a CDS encoding aldehyde dehydrogenase family protein; its protein translation is MLYPYPNSNDSSVQFKEKYDNFINGEWTAPVDGEYFDNTSPIDGKVICQVARSKEADIEKALDAAHAAKDAWGKTSVTERSNILLKIADSMEANLEAIAIAECYENGKPVRETLAADIPLAIDHFRYFAGAIRAQEGTLSQIDNDTVAYHFHEPLGVVGQIIPWNFPILMAVWKLAPALAAGNCIVLKPAEQTPASILFMLDIIGAADILPKGVLNVVNGFGVEAGKPLASNPRINKVAFTGETTTGRLIMQYASENIIPVTLELGGKSPNIFFADVMDEDDEFLDKAIEGLVMFALNSGEICTCPSRALVHESIYDKFIERCVERVKAIKMGNPLDTDTMIGAQASSDQLEKILSYLDIGKKEGAKVLVGGERAKHEGSIAEGYYVQPTIFEGTNDMRVFQEEIFGPVLAVTTFKDDDEAMSIANDTLYGLGAGVWTRSVHKAYRFGRGIQAGRVWTNCYHLYPAHSAFGGYKQSGIGRENHLMMLNHYQQTKNMLVSYDPKAMGFF